aataagttggctcgtttggcttagcttaaaaaaacagcttataagtcaaaaaacataaattgggctatcccaattttatttttttgacttataagccgcttttttaagcccatccaaaaaGCTCATGGTGTGTTATTTTCCCTTTGGCTGAAGTCATCGACAGACCCCTGAACTTATCgtgatttttcatttagaccCCTCAACTGAGACGTTGACTATCTAGACCCTCTAACACAAGCTAAACTGTGTCATTTGAATATAGTCCTGATCAAGTGTAGTGCGTAAGCTTCACTTGCTAtgacatggaaaaatagaccaataaaaataagccatgtcaacaaaaaaaaaaaacaatttaagaaaaatctatttaaataattaaaaaaaaaattgaaaaacccaactcatcttctccaaaaacacacacaccacagcacttcaaaatctatttaaataattaaaaaaacggTGCCATTTTTTGTCGGAGATTTGTTTAAATAGTTTGAAATGGAGAGGCGGCAGCGGCGAAGTGGGCTAGGTTTTCAGATCGGaaaggatgggttgggttttttaatttttttaaaattatttaaatagcttttaaaatagattttttcttaaaattaatttttaatgattaaaaattttaaaaaaggaaaaatttgatCTGTCACGCTCTTTTTAAAGCAGTGTATTGCATGCATGTGCAAAGTTGGCACGATGTATTCAAATGACGTAATTTAATTTGTGTTAGAGGGTCCAAATGATCAACATCTTAATTGAAGGATCTAAATAGAAAATTGGACAAGTTCAGGCGTCTGTGATGACTTCAGCCCTTTCCCTGTTAATTTCTTGCTGAAATGCACATGCACAACAAGGTAAGTCAGCTTTAAGTCTTTGGTTGGTGAGTGACAGCTTAATTCAACTTTGACTCTcaacttgtatatatatgccttaaaataatcaCCGGCATTCACGtgttattcttcttttttttattttggtcaaTAAACGATAACGTGTTATTCTTTTCTGTCTCCCTACTTGGCACCTTGTATAtggaaaaaagaagggaaaatgaaCATTGATGCTTTctccgttcatttttattttttaactataCTAAGCTTCCGTTTGGTCATAAATTTTAtagttaaaatttaaattttgacttttgaaatttgaagttatctttggacatgcattttacttgaaaaatatttgaagttttgTGAAAATGAAATTTCTCTCAAAAATTGGTCTGACCTAGTTTTTGAAAACTTGAAAATACTTTGAAGATATATTTAAAAGCTGATCAAATTTCATTGCCGAATAGATgtttgaagataaattttcaaatcttatccaaaatctatggccaagcgctagctaaaaataaattttcacttttgcttatctactatattaaaagtaatttattagttttacttgtccactttagcatatcaagagaaaaacaaacttctttttcttattttacctgtacattaattattcattttcaaattatttttcaagtctATTGagattactccctccgttcacttttacttattcactttggactttgcacaccccttaagaaatagccctccgttcacttttatttcttcagtattctaaaaataaattttcacttttacttgccacttttagtatatcaagagaagataatttttttctcctattttacccatagtattaattactcatttcaaatcatttttaaatCCATTAAAAATATACAACAATTACTATGGGTATCatggtaaattatgcacttcatttattatttcttaagaaaTGTGCAAAGTTcataatggacaagtaaaagtgaacggagggaataataaataaagtgcatattttatcatgatatctatattaattggtgtataattgtattacatttagaaaattatttgaaatgagtaattaatgctaagggtaaaacaggaaaaataaattatatttctctTAATATGACAAAGATatgtaaaagtgaaaatctatttttgcaATAATAGACAAGTAAATGTCAACGGAGAgaatatacaccaattaatatgattattatgataAGGGGCGTGCAAAGTAGAAAAATGACATGTAAAAGTGAacagaagaaaatatgaaaaaagaatTCTAGTTAAtccaatttttctaaaattcaaACATGGGTTCTGGTTTCGTATTTTAAAATTACACTCATTAATATTGGTCCAATTGAGGGGGCAAGTGCACATATAACCGATAGTGGCACCTTATTTAATGCATAGCCGAATTTATaaagttttataaattttacgatttcaaatttatataattggAGTTTCAAAATTCATGTCTGAACTATAAATTTTGTTCTAAATTTGACATAGTGCTTGTACAAACGACTAAAGTTTAAATTGTCTAAGTCAAAATTCAGATATTTATATTTGAACTTTAGACATTTAACTCCAAAAATCCTCACCTAATAGCTAATCAAGCGCTTTATAACTGTAGAAAGTCAAAAACCACTAACCATTGATCAAGAAAAGTAAAGATTCACAGACAATAACAAATCATGATGCATTTTAAACAAAGTCTAATTAAATACTACTAGAAATGTACCGAATCAATCAACATTTATCCTCCAAGAGAAggctaagagcctgtttggatgggcttaaaaaaaaaaaacaacataaGTGCTTTAGATAAATTTAAGCCAAACAGTGCCCAATTAAtattttgggcttattttaagcacggAATGGCTTTTAAATTGATGtcaccaaacactcaaaaaaagtaAAACGAACATaaaaagcaacttataagccaatccaaacgagCTCTAAAgcaacatagaagaaaatactcgaataacaaagaaaggaaaagtaaaaagAATAGAGTAGGGGTGTTCGTGATTCGATTTAGATtgattttctcttttaaaaaaattaaatcaaataagttgatttttcaaaatattaaaatcaaatcaaaataaAGAATATGATTTTTCATTGGTTCTACCTTTTTTCGGTTTTGTGTGGGTcctttatgaaaatatgtgacATACACTTTCAAATACGTATTCCAACGACTGTATTCGATTATAGATCTACCAAGTCAGTactttatgaaaaaaaaaaaaagtcatttatTAAGATTTCTTGATgataattgaattaaatattgaTGAATAAGAACTCAACTAAATTCAAGTTATTGTTAACGTAAAATAAATTCTTGACTTATCAAGATAAAGAcctcaaatcaaataataatgaatagacaaattaaaaaattgaattacaAACCAAAAGgacaaaattttaatatttaccatagaatttttttaaaagttattgtATGTATGTGCGCGcgcaatatatttttaaaatagataGTTGTATAGAAGTTTGGTAGTACCGGTGAAGCAGATGGCCGCGGCGATGAAATATGAGATAAAACACTTGTAGTATCTCTCTAGATCtaacaaaaatgaaagaccCCTTGATTTGATTAGGTTatttttgattatttatttatttctttaaattaaattagttttttataaattttaaaatttaaaatcaaaatcaagtcaaactaaaaaaaatattaattatttttatttccgtttgtttcaatttttcaaCCTTCACTAAACACCCTAGAATAGTGAAAGACATGTCCATCTCTCTATTTCCAATTTTCACTCCAACTGTGTTTTCCATTCATTGAATGTTGAACGCGTAAACCGATAAGATTCGGTCACTATAGCACATGCATTTGTCAAATCTTACACACACAAATTTCTGTACTTAGCAAACCTTTTTTCTTAAACAAACATTGTAataaaatcatctttaattAGCTTCATTGTGTCGGTAGCTccttttttaataatttaatttctttctttattctgATATTGACAAGCCTTTCTGTAAAAAAAAGTGCTGATTCTTCATATAGAAAGAGTTAAAAAAGTACAGCTTTAAGGTTGgatctttctcttctctttctttctccataGAGTAATTGGATGCTTTGGATAACACAgcaagaaaacttttgaaaagatTCTTATTCTTTCTACAATATAAATGAATAAAAGCATGTTTTAGTTGCATGTTTTTTTAAGAGTGCATtgaatgttttcttgaaataatATTCGTCTATTTCATATATAGGTAGATCTAAAATCTAAAGTTTATGAATTCCTACAACAATTTTAAACTCATACTACAATATCAAGTGAGTTTACTTTTAAATATTTACAGATATGTAATAGATTTCTTAATATAgacaaatttaaaaagtacaGCTTTAAGGTTGGATCTTTCTCTTCTCCATGGAGTAATTGGATGCTTTGGATAACAAAacaagaaaacttttgaaaagatTCTTATTCTTTCTACAATATAAATGAATAAAGCATGTTTAAgttgcatgttttttttttcttttatagtgAATtgaatgttttcttgaaataatATTCGTCTATTTTCATCTATAGGTAGATCTAAAAtatgaagtttatgaattccTACAAACAATCTTAAGTTCATACTACTGTACAATAACAAGTGAGtctaaatatttatagatatttaatatatatatatatatatatatatatatagatatatatgatGTACACAACAGCTACTGGATCTTGTAAACCTATATAAAGCCTCTAGATCCACCCCTATTCATATACGAGTTTAAGTTTTATAGtacaaataattaatataattagATGAATCAAAGGTTGTTTTACGAATGTCTCTTTAAAATGTAAAGTTTATACTTGGACACCgggttttttccttttttttttttttgggttatgcATTAGATTGATTTTTAAACTTTTGTGAAGATGAGTTTTAAGTTTGAAAATGTGTTTTTTGACCAATTTTTTAAGTACATTTTTTTCCACTCACAAGTCACAATATATacatctatttttttcttttgaaaatacatgtcaaaatataattttcaaatttcaaatacccttttcaactttttaacaaacatcacattttttttatgtcCAAACGACATTTATAATCTTAAAAAATGAGATATGTTATCTTGTTACATTATACTTCCTccagataaaaaaaaagtgcactAAGCCATTTGCACAtctcttaagaaaatattaatttctagataaaaataggtaatttaactaaactacccctaattaaataggcattgagatttgatcatataacagttaataggggcaaatttgaaaaaataaggttaattttttcttgatttgctaagtgaaccctttttttatccaaaaaaaaaaaagtggattttttttttttttttttatccggagggagtaacatgTAAAAGTAACATGACCGtgtaccaaaaaaagaagtaacATGATCGTGTAAAAACTTATTATTTCTTTGTTAAAAGAaacattttaattaaagaagctttttaatttttattttttttgaaagtctTAAAGAAGCAATATTTTTGGATAAGTTTTCAGAATCTTCATAAGAATTCTTCAAGAATAGACATCAGTAACTGTAAATGTTACAAAATCAAGTCAACATGTTGAAATTACAGTAAATTATTACTATAATAACTTAGGAGTATTAAATTACATTGATGGTTAAAAAGAAAGTTGAcgccgcccccccccccccccaccacacacacacacacatatattattattattattattattatttttttttttttttttgctcttttcagtataaatatatgcttcTACGCTCGAATCACTACCGGTAATCTGCATTTTGGGACCTCTGTTTTTAGCTGCAGACACAAATACACAACCGGATTTCAAATAATCTCATTTTgagatttattttttcttcaatatCTTTGCTATTCCAGGTACTACTTAGAAGCAATATTTCAactctatatttagtaagtttttgTTAGTTtctaaaatgttttttttggattatttttagcattttctttatcatatgttttagtggaaaaagaaaaaggtagcATTAATGATTAAGGAATGAAATCTTGTAGTAGTAAACAATAGATTAACTACTTGCTAAAATTGGAAATATAAGAAGCATTTTAAGTGAAGTATCAATCTTTCTAAAATGAgatgtttattttatttgggttcactttattttttcaatttttaggaTCTTCTGCATTTTTTGTTTTAGTTAAGATTGTAATATTTCACATAATTAATGTGCAGAATGGTAAAAGGGGCAATGCAACTATGGTTACGTGCAATAATAACTTTGGTTATATTGATTATTACTGAAGGACACCCTGTTGATATTACTTATCTACAGAGTGCAGTGGCTAAAGGAGCTGGTAGGAATTTCTTTGAATCAATatgtttatccttttttttttttttgtgtccaaATAACTTTGAGCATTGGCAGATCCGATCAGAGGTGAAgctaaaattttgaattaacGAGTTCTGAATTCTAGAAATGTCAGCTTACTGGGTCTGGATGACTTATTTTGTACATATTAAGTGGAatttttttaacacaaatataAGGTCTCGGCTAAAGTGAACCCGAACTCGTATGTGGAACTGTAGCTCCCGCCCCGGATCCAATGTAGAAATCGGGGGTTTGGCAGAACCCGTGACTTCTGATTCAAactttatgtatataaatgtgaaAAACTAGTGTAGatggagttatatatatatatatatatattttagaacTTACAGTTTCAACTTAGAATTGACCACGCTAAATCTTGAATCCGCCACTGACTTCGAGGAAGAAAAAATTCAGGAATGCGAAAATGTGTTGATTTTTGTATGCCAATAATGTTGTGTTTGCAGTATGTTTGGATGGAAGTCCACCAGCATACCATTTTGATAAAGGATTTGGAGCAGGAGTTAACAATTGGTTTATCCAACTTGAGGTTTGTTTCTTAATGCACTATTGATATTCTTCACAAAATATGCTATTGATATGTCTTTTCTTTATGAATAAATTTGGATCATTTTTCGATTTGTTCGTATCATCTTTGCCAGAGGCCATGTTAATCTTCTCTgtattattccaattttatccAATATACCCGAAGGGTTAAAACTTAGATTTCTAGGCTCCGTGATTTCATAATCTTATTTCAATCCAATTGTTagccttttttcttttaaattcttgaCACAAGATAGTAAAGGTGCAAGCAAGTTGGCCTGGATATTACCGTagtcaaaaaaggaaaagactAGATTGAGCTCTTTGTTCATACAAAACGAACAATGAAAAAGTAGTTAAATTTGGATTATTAGGTCTCTTATCGAAATAATATCACAAAATTGGTTGATTGGAGGACTATACCTAAGAAGAATTTGAACACATTCCGAGTGAATTcctggaaaaaaattaaatgtaagATTGCCTACATGATTTGCATTTGAATTCATCCTTTTACTTTGGAATTTTCAGGGAGGAGCATGGTGCAACAATGCCACGACTTGCCTTGCCCGTACAAAAACACGATTGGGATCATCTAAACTAATGGTAAAGACGGTGTCTTTTTCGGGGATTTTGAGCAACAAGGCTAAGTTTAATCCAGGTGAAACTTCACCCTTGTTCATATACCTGGTTTCCATGCctgttttaattttaatattatgCTGGTTgactatatatattttggaaattGTAGACTTTTACAATTGGAACAGAATTAGGATTAGATATTGTGATGGGTCATCCTTTACCGGTGACGTTGAAGCAGTCGATCCGGTAATTATATGTTAATACTATGCGTTTATTGATTTGGTATGAACAACGAGCTGTCCTAGTATCGTAATATTACATATATAGACTTGAATTAGTTTCATTAATTCTTAATGGACATGTTGAATTATGTCAGAAAACAAAAGTATTCTACAGAGGAGCCAGGATCTTTTCAGCTGTTATGGAGGATTTCTTGGCACAAGGAATGAAGAACGCTCAGAATGTAAGATGCATCAATTGATTACACATTATTGCAGACGATTATATGCTCATCACCATCATTTAGTCGCTGACATAATGTTTTTTCTAATGGCAGGCTATTCTGGCGGGATGTTCAGCTGGTAGTTTGGCTGCAATTCTACATTGTGACAGATTTAAAGGTCTCCTGCCACCGGGTGCTAAAGTAAAATGTCTTTCGGATGCTGGTTTCTTTATCAATACGTAAGCGTTCATGTTGTTGTTCTTTTAATCGTGACACTCTCAAAATATGGCGAGAAATTTAGATTTCCGATTTGCTACTAGTGAAAAATAACTTTGATTCTCTGTTGCAGGAAGACTATTTCAGGTACCTCTCATATCGAACAGTTCTACAGTGAAGTCGTTAACACACATGTATGCTTACTTTAACCTATAGTAATTCTCTGTCACATAATCTGTTGGTTATTATGTCCTCTTCGTACCAAAATTGATGCTCAGACCTACAATAACTGTAACTTTCGCGTATGAATGGGGAGCGGAAAACCAATAGTAACAGTAAAGTTAGTAAGAAAGTTCTATAGATTCAATTTTACTTGTCCTCAATGTGTTACATCGTCTTGATTCAGGGTTCCGCGAAGAATTTGCCTCAATCGTGTACCTCAAGACTGAATCCGGGATTGGTAAGAGCAGTTACTttcacaaaaatatattttcctcCCTTATTTGATGCATCATCTTATGTGAAAGCACCACAATTTATGTTGCAGTGTCTTTTCCCACAAAACGTCGCGCAACAAATCCAGACACCACTTTTCTTAGTAAATGCAGCCTATGATTCCTGGCAGGTCAGTTCATGTCTGAAATTTCTTGCTCATTTATTTTTTCTGAAGAATTCCTTCCTTTTGATGATTTTCCGTTCTCTGTGACTTATTTGGAACATGAGACTAATCCTTCTCTAGGAATGTAATAAAAAAGAGGAGGCAATAGATTTTAGAAAGTCCACGGTTGGTATAATCTTTTTTGATTTCGAGGGCAAAAATGTACTCGATGAGGTTGAGGACATTGATTTTTCAAGTTCTGTATGTTTTTAGTATAACTGAAATGTGCAGCTGGCTATCTCATTATTGATTTGAGGTATAAAACAATCGTAAAACATCTGATATATCATGAGATGATCAGAGCAAATATAAAGGAAACACAAGTCAAAAATCGGACGTGAAAGTTCCCTTTCATCCGGCTCAAGTACGTACACCAAATAAGGAAGGGagttctcattttcaaactgGGTCAATATCAGCTCACAAGATTCTAAGTTCTTAGCTACACGAGAATAAACTCGTTTTCCTCGTTCCCTTATCATTTAACGAGTAAATGTTTACAGCAACCATAGAGCTTAATAGAGAAGACGGTCTCATCAAGACGTTGAGGTTACCACGTTGCCTCAAACTTAATCACCTTTTCAAATTACAATCTCACTTGGATAAAAATGTTAAGAAAAACGACCGACGTAATGAATACAAACTTTGTGATTAATGCTCAAGTTGCAAGAGGATGTTTTTCACCAACTAGCTCCTTCATAAGTTGTGGTATGGTTCGAGCGTTAACGAATTAACATTTTGTTGGTAATAGCTGCATTAAAATTTAGTCATCATCAACGAATCATCTCAAAGTTAtgttatacatagatataccatgaatatacacatatatgagCACGGTCTTACCCTATAACTAATCCCTATAACTAATCGATTTTtgcttgctttttttttttttaaaaaaaaaaaaaaaaaaaaaaaaatcagataaagaacATTTTGGCTCCTGGCGTTGCTGATCCTCGTGGAACATGGCGTGACTGCAAGCTCGACATATTGAAATGCTCGTCTACTCAGCTCGAAACCATGCAAGGTTAACACTCTTTAAGCCCTTTGTTATTCCTTCGTTCATTTGGATTACACCGTTAAGCTATCCATCGTGGGAATCCAGAGCACCTATGTGCTGGTAAAGGAAAACCACCTCGACCTGATCAGAGTAAATGTCAACATTGAATCAGACCGTCTTCTATGGCTAATACCTGAAAAGAAACTAACCAGTTATAGTAAGCGTGAAGATGCTAAATTATATGGCATATGTAACGGAAAACTTAGTTTCTTTGCAAGTTATCGTTTACTCCTTGTGTCTAATACGTGGAACTATTTCTCAGGTTATAGGTCGGAGTTCTTAAAAGCTTTGAATTCACTAGGCCCGTCCTCAACAAGAGGGTATTACATCAATTCCTGTTATGCACATTGTCAAACTGGAACACAAGAGACATGGCTAAGGGACGACTCGCCGAGATTGGCTAACACGGTACGCAATCAACTAttctctctgtcccaatttatgtgatgctctttcttttctagtcagtctaaaaaagaatgacacctttctaAATTTAGTgacaatttaaatttaaactttcaattttactcttaatgagatgatttatagccacacaaatatctatgacttatttttggaccacaagtttcaaaagtccacctttcattcttaaactccgtTACCAGtgaaacaccttcacat
This portion of the Lycium ferocissimum isolate CSIRO_LF1 chromosome 1, AGI_CSIRO_Lferr_CH_V1, whole genome shotgun sequence genome encodes:
- the LOC132057741 gene encoding pectin acetylesterase 8-like, with product MVKGAMQLWLRAIITLVILIITEGHPVDITYLQSAVAKGAVCLDGSPPAYHFDKGFGAGVNNWFIQLEGGAWCNNATTCLARTKTRLGSSKLMVKTVSFSGILSNKAKFNPDFYNWNRIRIRYCDGSSFTGDVEAVDPKTKVFYRGARIFSAVMEDFLAQGMKNAQNAILAGCSAGSLAAILHCDRFKGLLPPGAKVKCLSDAGFFINTKTISGTSHIEQFYSEVVNTHGSAKNLPQSCTSRLNPGLCLFPQNVAQQIQTPLFLVNAAYDSWQIKNILAPGVADPRGTWRDCKLDILKCSSTQLETMQGYRSEFLKALNSLGPSSTRGYYINSCYAHCQTGTQETWLRDDSPRLANTTIAKAVGDWYYERKVFREIDCPYPCDKTCKNRNFESDARPDNIDD